From a single Planctellipticum variicoloris genomic region:
- a CDS encoding DUF4268 domain-containing protein has translation MLVSRADATFEVGQAIAHKCDRGLPVNFQRLRPSGGLLMAKRDEPVVVDERDDLFRRFYEGLHKKLTADPSLEQRTWVRKRNRYETSSHGTWLNFIVLEGNCRVQIYLERKGDPSCREIFDELLASRVKIEASSRRPLEWKGDDLSKQPTIVMQVDRDELGDEAQWEEVQAAMIAAMIRFDAAMAPYLDRYCTGGVVDLSHNRNAQREAR, from the coding sequence ATGTTGGTGTCGCGCGCCGATGCGACATTTGAAGTCGGGCAGGCGATCGCCCACAAGTGTGACCGCGGCCTGCCAGTCAACTTCCAACGGCTGCGCCCCTCAGGAGGCCTGCTGATGGCGAAGCGAGATGAACCTGTTGTTGTCGACGAACGGGACGACCTGTTTCGCCGGTTCTACGAGGGATTGCACAAGAAACTGACTGCCGACCCGTCGCTGGAGCAGCGAACATGGGTTCGCAAACGCAACCGTTACGAGACGAGCAGCCACGGAACCTGGTTGAATTTCATTGTTCTTGAGGGGAATTGCCGAGTCCAAATCTACCTGGAGCGTAAAGGCGATCCCAGTTGCCGAGAGATCTTCGACGAGCTGCTGGCGAGTCGCGTGAAGATCGAGGCAAGCAGTCGTCGGCCGCTGGAGTGGAAGGGAGATGATCTCAGCAAGCAACCGACGATTGTCATGCAGGTGGATCGTGATGAACTGGGCGACGAAGCTCAATGGGAGGAAGTTCAAGCGGCGATGATTGCCGCGATGATCCGGTTCGATGCGGCGATGGCTCCGTATCTGGACCGCTACTGTACTGGTGGAGTCGTCGATCTGTCTCACAATAGGAACGCCCAACGGGAGGCCCGCTGA
- a CDS encoding SAM-dependent methyltransferase: protein MWDERYSQSGYVYGTEPNEFLAEAAARIPLGPVLSLGEGEGRNAAYLASLGHRVTAVDQSEVGLAKAQRLAAERGLTIETLPADLADFPIQPGAWSGIVSIFCHLPRRIRVPLYAAAVRGLQPGGVFVLEAYTPQQIGRGTGGPQDPDMLVSLADLTAELAGLDFLHARELEREVREGEYHTGVASVVQVIGLRG, encoded by the coding sequence ATGTGGGACGAACGATATTCTCAATCCGGCTATGTCTACGGCACCGAGCCGAACGAGTTTCTCGCCGAGGCCGCCGCGCGGATTCCGCTCGGCCCCGTCCTGTCCCTCGGCGAGGGCGAAGGCCGCAACGCGGCGTACCTCGCCAGTCTCGGTCATCGGGTGACCGCGGTCGACCAGTCGGAAGTCGGGCTCGCCAAGGCGCAACGGCTGGCCGCCGAGCGGGGGCTGACGATCGAAACCCTGCCCGCCGACCTGGCGGACTTCCCCATCCAGCCGGGCGCCTGGTCCGGCATCGTCTCCATCTTCTGCCACCTCCCCCGGCGGATCCGGGTTCCGCTCTACGCGGCGGCGGTCCGAGGGCTGCAGCCGGGCGGAGTCTTTGTGCTGGAGGCCTACACGCCGCAGCAGATCGGCCGCGGAACCGGCGGCCCGCAGGACCCGGACATGCTGGTCTCGCTGGCCGACCTGACCGCAGAACTCGCCGGCCTGGACTTCCTCCACGCCCGCGAGCTGGAGCGGGAGGTTCGTGAGGGAGAGTACCACACGGGGGTGGCTTCAGTCGTGCAGGTGATCGGGTTGCGGGGGTGA